In Nocardioides sp., the following proteins share a genomic window:
- a CDS encoding ribonuclease J, translating to MSHPHPELSHPAPLAPGGLRVIPLGGLGEVGRNMTALEHEGRLLLIDCGVLFPEDHHPGVDLILPDFDPIRDRLDAVEALVLTHGHEDHIGATPYLLRERGDIPLVGSQLTLALLGSKLREHRLKETVHHVVREGDRITFGPFELEFVAVNHSIPDALAVAVRTSAGLLLHTGDFKMDQLPLDGRITDLRAFARLGEEGVDLFLTDSTNAEVPGFTTPEGDITPVLDRVFAKSTQRIIVACFASHVHRVQQILDAAAAHDRKVAYVGRSMVRNMAIAQDLGYLTVPPGVMVDAKALADLPPERQVLISTGSQGEPLSALARIAQRNHQFVHIEEGDTVVLASSLIPGNENAVYRVINGLARWGANVVHKGNALVHVSGHASAGELLYCYNIVRPRNVLPVHGEIRHMRANADLARATGVPNVVLAEDGIVIDLIDGQASVAGKVDVGYVFVDGASVGDVTESSLKDRRILGEEGFVSVIVVVDMVNGKVVSGPEIHARGNVLDDETFDEIRQPIIEALDAAIREGVDDSYQLQQTIRRVIGRWVNKRHRRRPMIVPVVIEA from the coding sequence GTGAGTCATCCACACCCTGAGCTCAGTCACCCCGCGCCGCTGGCCCCTGGGGGACTTCGAGTCATTCCACTCGGTGGATTGGGCGAGGTCGGTCGCAACATGACCGCGCTGGAGCACGAGGGCCGGCTGCTGCTGATCGACTGCGGGGTGCTGTTCCCCGAGGACCACCATCCAGGCGTAGACCTGATCCTGCCGGACTTCGATCCGATCCGGGACCGCCTCGACGCCGTCGAAGCGCTCGTCTTGACCCATGGCCACGAGGACCACATCGGCGCCACGCCCTATCTCCTGCGCGAACGCGGGGACATCCCTTTGGTGGGCTCGCAGCTCACGCTGGCGCTGCTTGGCTCGAAGTTGCGCGAGCACCGCCTCAAAGAGACGGTCCACCACGTGGTGCGAGAGGGCGACCGGATCACGTTCGGCCCCTTCGAGTTGGAGTTCGTGGCGGTCAACCACTCGATCCCTGATGCGCTCGCCGTGGCCGTACGCACCTCGGCAGGCCTGCTGCTGCACACCGGGGACTTCAAGATGGACCAACTGCCGCTCGATGGTCGGATCACCGATCTGCGCGCGTTCGCACGGTTGGGCGAGGAGGGCGTCGATCTCTTCCTGACCGATTCGACCAACGCCGAGGTGCCGGGCTTCACCACGCCCGAGGGCGACATCACGCCGGTCCTGGATCGAGTCTTCGCCAAAAGCACGCAACGCATCATCGTGGCCTGTTTCGCCTCCCACGTGCACCGGGTGCAGCAGATCCTCGACGCGGCTGCGGCACACGATCGCAAGGTGGCGTACGTCGGGCGCTCGATGGTGCGCAACATGGCGATCGCCCAAGACCTGGGCTATCTCACTGTCCCGCCCGGCGTGATGGTGGACGCCAAGGCGCTGGCGGATCTGCCACCCGAGCGTCAGGTGCTGATCTCCACCGGATCACAAGGCGAACCCTTGTCTGCCCTGGCCCGGATCGCCCAGCGCAACCACCAGTTCGTCCACATCGAGGAAGGCGACACCGTGGTGTTGGCCTCCTCGTTGATCCCAGGCAACGAGAACGCCGTGTATCGAGTCATCAACGGACTCGCGCGGTGGGGTGCGAACGTCGTACACAAGGGCAACGCCTTGGTGCACGTCTCCGGTCACGCGTCGGCCGGTGAGTTGCTCTACTGCTACAACATCGTGCGGCCACGCAACGTGTTGCCCGTGCATGGCGAGATCCGGCACATGCGCGCCAACGCCGACCTCGCCAGAGCCACCGGAGTGCCCAACGTGGTCCTTGCCGAGGACGGCATCGTGATCGACCTGATCGACGGGCAGGCGTCGGTCGCCGGAAAGGTCGATGTGGGCTACGTCTTCGTCGACGGCGCCTCCGTGGGGGACGTCACCGAGTCGTCGCTGAAGGATCGTCGGATCCTGGGCGAAGAGGGCTTCGTGTCGGTGATCGTGGTCGTCGACATGGTCAACGGCAAGGTCGTCAGCGGTCCCGAGATCCACGCGCGAGGCAACGTGCTCGACGACGAGACCTTCGACGAGATCAGGCAGCCGATCATCGAGGCGCTGGACGCCGCGATCCGCGAAGGGGTCGACGACTCCTACCAACTCCAGCAGACCATCCGACGCGTCATCGGACGCTGGGTCAACAAGCGGCATCGCCGCCGTCCGATGATCGTTCCCGTGGTGATCGAGGCCTGA
- the dapA gene encoding 4-hydroxy-tetrahydrodipicolinate synthase → MSFPPAAPYGRMLTAMATAFHDDGSVDLAGTAAIADHLMNHGHDGVVVSGTTGESPATTVAEDGDILRAVKDAVGDRGSVIAGVGTNATAHSIELTRQAKEIGADAVLLVSPYYNKPGQAGLLHHFTEVARAADIPVMLYDVPGRTGIAIAPETYAAARRIDTITSVKDATGDPAHTVLLRQLGYDVYSGDDSKVLGFLVHGAAGLVSVAGHAVGRELRSLIDGFFAGDLAGALQTYERLVPVIDAVMGVPNYGATTAKAALQLLGVLDNRNVRGPLVPLDNAEYAALGSALLAADLI, encoded by the coding sequence ATGAGTTTCCCTCCCGCCGCCCCTTACGGCCGGATGCTGACCGCGATGGCCACGGCGTTCCACGACGACGGGTCGGTGGACCTCGCCGGGACCGCGGCGATCGCGGACCATCTGATGAATCACGGGCACGACGGGGTCGTGGTCAGTGGCACCACCGGGGAGTCGCCGGCCACGACGGTGGCCGAGGACGGCGACATCCTGCGGGCGGTCAAGGACGCCGTGGGTGATCGTGGCAGCGTGATCGCGGGGGTCGGCACCAATGCCACTGCGCACTCGATCGAGTTGACCCGTCAGGCGAAGGAGATCGGCGCCGACGCGGTCCTCCTGGTCTCGCCCTACTACAACAAGCCAGGCCAGGCGGGGCTGCTCCACCACTTCACCGAGGTCGCGCGCGCGGCGGACATTCCCGTGATGCTCTATGACGTGCCGGGTCGCACCGGCATCGCGATCGCGCCCGAGACATATGCCGCGGCTCGGCGCATCGACACGATCACCAGCGTCAAGGACGCGACCGGGGATCCGGCGCACACCGTGCTGCTGCGACAACTCGGCTACGACGTCTACAGCGGTGACGATTCGAAGGTGCTCGGCTTCCTCGTCCATGGCGCGGCCGGACTCGTCTCGGTCGCCGGTCACGCGGTGGGACGTGAACTCCGCTCCCTGATCGACGGCTTCTTCGCCGGGGATCTCGCAGGCGCGCTGCAGACGTACGAGCGCCTGGTCCCCGTGATCGACGCCGTGATGGGTGTGCCCAACTATGGCGCGACCACCGCCAAGGCCGCCCTGCAATTGCTGGGAGTGCTGGACAACCGCAACGTACGCGGCCCGTTGGTGCCGCTGGACAATGCCGAATACGCCGCACTCGGCTCTGCGCTGCTTGCCGCCGATCTGATCTGA
- a CDS encoding dihydrofolate reductase yields MSKRIALVAAYARNRVIGRDGDIPWHLPADFAHFKRETLGHTLVMGRATYDSIGRPLPGRRTIVITRDENWTAGEYADAVVVAHSVDEALALAQVMDGDIMIAGGGQIYEQTLPYATDLILTEVDLAPEGDAFFPEVAESEWEITRMLAGDGLTWLWRRRVDAARAMPTRDGGSAAANLDL; encoded by the coding sequence ATGAGCAAGCGGATCGCGCTGGTCGCGGCGTACGCCAGGAACCGGGTCATCGGCCGCGACGGGGACATCCCCTGGCACCTGCCGGCGGACTTCGCACACTTCAAACGCGAGACGCTGGGGCACACGCTGGTGATGGGGCGTGCCACGTACGACTCCATCGGGCGGCCGCTCCCGGGACGCCGCACGATCGTGATCACCCGAGACGAGAATTGGACCGCCGGGGAGTACGCCGACGCCGTGGTCGTGGCGCACTCCGTCGACGAGGCACTCGCGCTGGCCCAGGTGATGGACGGCGACATCATGATCGCGGGTGGTGGTCAGATCTATGAGCAAACGCTGCCGTATGCCACGGACTTGATCCTGACCGAGGTCGATCTCGCGCCCGAGGGGGACGCCTTCTTCCCCGAGGTTGCCGAGTCCGAGTGGGAGATCACGCGGATGCTGGCGGGCGACGGGCTGACTTGGCTGTGGCGCCGTCGAGTCGATGCCGCGCGAGCGATGCCCACGCGAGATGGAGGCTCGGCTGCGGCTAACCTCGACCTATGA
- a CDS encoding thymidylate synthase, with amino-acid sequence MRAYLDLLQRILDEGTEKSDRTGTGTLSVFGHQMRFDLTEGFPLVTTKKVHTRSVIGELIWFLRGDTNVTWLQERGITIWDEWADENGDLGPVYGSQWRSWPTPDGRHVDQIARVIESIRTNPDSRRHIVSAWNVAEVDDMALPPCHTLFQFYVADGGLSCQLYQRSADTFLGVPFNIASYALLTHMVAQVTGLQAREFVHTLGDAHLYLNHVDQAREQLSREPRPLPRLVLDPSVTAIDGFDLEHVLIQDYDPHPAIKAPIAI; translated from the coding sequence ATGCGGGCCTACCTCGATCTTCTCCAGCGCATCCTCGACGAGGGCACGGAGAAGAGCGACCGTACGGGCACCGGCACGCTGAGCGTCTTCGGTCATCAGATGCGCTTCGACCTCACCGAGGGCTTTCCGCTGGTCACGACCAAGAAGGTGCACACCCGCTCGGTGATCGGGGAACTGATCTGGTTCCTGCGCGGCGACACCAACGTGACGTGGCTGCAGGAACGCGGCATCACCATCTGGGACGAGTGGGCCGACGAGAACGGCGACCTGGGGCCGGTGTACGGCTCGCAGTGGCGCTCCTGGCCGACTCCGGACGGCCGCCACGTCGACCAGATCGCCCGCGTGATCGAGTCGATCCGGACGAACCCGGACTCGCGGCGCCACATCGTCTCGGCCTGGAACGTCGCCGAGGTCGACGACATGGCGCTTCCGCCGTGCCACACGCTCTTCCAGTTCTATGTCGCCGACGGGGGCTTGAGTTGCCAGCTCTATCAGCGCTCGGCCGACACCTTCCTCGGTGTGCCGTTCAACATCGCGTCGTACGCCCTGCTCACCCACATGGTCGCCCAGGTGACCGGCCTGCAAGCGCGTGAGTTCGTCCATACGCTCGGCGACGCACACCTCTATCTCAACCATGTCGACCAGGCGCGCGAGCAGTTGAGCCGTGAGCCGCGACCCCTGCCGCGGCTGGTGCTCGATCCTTCCGTCACCGCGATCGACGGCTTCGATCTGGAGCACGTACTGATCCAGGACTATGACCCGCACCCGGCCATCAAGGCCCCGATCGCAATCTGA
- a CDS encoding PhzF family phenazine biosynthesis protein, giving the protein MRHFSQVDVFGSGPQSGNPLAVVHDAEGLTTEEMQRFARWTNLSETTFLLPPTTAGADYRVRIFTPAMELPFAGHPTLGSAHAWLVAGGRPQQPDLLVQECGVGLVRVRRGEQLAFAAPPRTRSGPLDDATLARVARALRVAPEAIVEHEWLVNGPEWIGVRLSGAAEVLALTPDFTAFDGMDIGVVGLRSGMSDSAIEVRAFIPVDGFAEDPVTGSLNAAIAQWLIGNGTLPPSYVASQGTLLGRRGRIHIESDGAEIWVGGETTMTVAGTVRL; this is encoded by the coding sequence ATGCGTCACTTCAGTCAGGTCGATGTCTTCGGTTCGGGCCCGCAGTCGGGCAATCCGTTGGCGGTGGTGCACGACGCGGAGGGGCTGACGACCGAGGAGATGCAGCGCTTCGCCCGGTGGACCAACCTGTCGGAGACGACGTTCCTGCTGCCGCCCACCACGGCCGGGGCGGACTACCGCGTGCGGATCTTCACCCCTGCGATGGAGTTGCCGTTCGCGGGACATCCGACTCTCGGCTCGGCGCACGCGTGGTTGGTCGCGGGCGGTCGGCCCCAGCAGCCCGACCTGCTCGTACAGGAGTGCGGCGTCGGACTGGTGCGCGTACGCCGTGGTGAGCAGTTGGCCTTCGCGGCTCCGCCTCGTACGCGATCGGGTCCGTTGGACGACGCGACCCTGGCGCGCGTGGCACGTGCGTTGCGGGTCGCCCCGGAGGCGATCGTCGAGCACGAGTGGCTGGTCAACGGTCCGGAGTGGATCGGCGTTCGTCTGTCCGGTGCGGCCGAGGTGCTCGCCCTGACCCCCGACTTCACCGCGTTCGACGGCATGGACATCGGGGTGGTCGGGTTGCGCTCCGGCATGAGCGATTCGGCGATCGAGGTGCGCGCGTTCATCCCGGTCGACGGCTTCGCCGAGGACCCCGTCACGGGCTCGCTCAATGCCGCGATCGCGCAGTGGCTGATCGGCAACGGCACACTCCCGCCCTCGTACGTCGCCTCGCAGGGCACGCTGCTCGGGCGCCGAGGTCGGATCCACATCGAGTCCGACGGCGCCGAGATCTGGGTGGGCGGCGAGACCACGATGACCGTCGCGGGGACCGTCAGGTTGTGA
- the gcvT gene encoding glycine cleavage system aminomethyltransferase GcvT yields MAELKTSPVHDRHVALGAKFAEFGGWSMPLEYPTGIVKEHTAVRESVGIFDVSHLGKAMVTGPGAADFINATLSNDLTKIRPGKAQYTLCLDDATGGIVDDLIAYFHDDEHVLLVPNAANTAEVVRRLQAQAPEGLKIVDHHEHFAVFAVQGTKSDEVLTKIGLPVGHEYMSFVESEFDIDGESSGTEHGGVVVCRTGYTGERGYELIVANALAGPLWDALLAAGEEFAILPCGLGSRDTLRTEMGYPLHGQDISLDTNPVEANLSWAVGWKKEAFWGRDKVTAVKEAGPTRKLRGLLSTGRAIPRPGMGVTLTSDVPLGDITSGTFSPTLKKGIGLAYVPANIHPEAELGVDVRGRREIFESVKLPFVDTSVRES; encoded by the coding sequence ATGGCCGAGCTGAAGACCTCTCCCGTCCACGACCGACACGTGGCGCTGGGCGCCAAGTTCGCCGAGTTCGGCGGGTGGTCGATGCCGCTGGAATACCCCACGGGCATCGTCAAGGAGCACACCGCCGTACGAGAGTCGGTAGGCATCTTCGACGTGTCCCACCTCGGCAAGGCGATGGTCACCGGCCCCGGCGCCGCGGACTTCATCAATGCGACGCTGTCCAACGACCTGACCAAGATCCGGCCCGGCAAGGCGCAATACACGCTGTGCCTCGACGACGCGACCGGTGGCATCGTCGACGACCTGATCGCCTACTTCCACGACGACGAGCACGTGTTGCTGGTGCCCAACGCGGCCAACACCGCCGAGGTCGTACGCCGCTTGCAGGCCCAGGCGCCCGAGGGCCTCAAGATCGTCGACCATCACGAGCACTTCGCGGTCTTCGCGGTGCAGGGCACCAAATCCGACGAGGTGCTCACCAAGATCGGGCTGCCGGTCGGACACGAGTACATGTCGTTCGTCGAGTCGGAGTTCGACATCGACGGTGAGTCGTCGGGCACCGAGCACGGCGGCGTCGTGGTGTGCCGTACGGGCTACACCGGCGAGCGCGGCTATGAACTGATCGTCGCCAACGCGCTCGCAGGCCCCCTGTGGGACGCCCTGCTCGCTGCGGGCGAGGAGTTCGCGATCCTGCCGTGCGGCCTGGGATCGCGCGACACGTTGCGCACCGAGATGGGCTATCCGTTGCACGGCCAGGACATCTCCTTGGACACCAACCCGGTCGAGGCCAACCTCTCGTGGGCGGTCGGCTGGAAGAAGGAAGCCTTCTGGGGTCGCGACAAGGTGACGGCGGTCAAGGAGGCGGGGCCGACGCGCAAGTTGCGGGGACTGCTCTCCACCGGCCGCGCGATCCCGCGACCTGGCATGGGAGTCACGCTGACCTCCGACGTGCCCTTGGGAGACATCACCTCGGGCACGTTCTCGCCGACGTTGAAGAAGGGGATCGGGCTGGCGTACGTCCCTGCCAACATTCACCCCGAGGCCGAGCTCGGCGTCGATGTGCGCGGCCGACGTGAGATCTTCGAGAGCGTCAAGCTGCCCTTCGTCGACACGTCTGTACGCGAGTCCTGA
- a CDS encoding leucyl aminopeptidase, whose product MTSFSLRSANPARTRADVVVVGVVQVRASVELAEGGAEVAKAYGRRLRPLLSSLGVKAGVGEITRITTAGTINAPLLILVGLGRESEVTTAVVRRAAGAASRAITNAASVAVALPTHGSEWIQALAEGWALGAYTFDDYRKTPTPDRPGSVVLLCGGARQQSYADALTRAEVVTQAVLHTRDWVNTPPGDLRPPDFATAASTAVEDARKHLDKAAKLSVRVLEEDQLEDLGAGGILGVGRGSGAPPRLVEIEYVPAQTRRHVALVGKGITFDSGGLTIKPATSLPTMKSDMAGAAAVITATLAIARLGLPVRVSAFAPMAENMISGDATRPGDVLTMLDGTTVEVRNTDAEGRLALADALVRATRAEPDLIIDVATLTGHMSLSLGDRVGAIFGDDDLVSAVVEAGTRVGEKHWPMPITEEVEQRLAASPIADLLQHDWVRWGGGLMAAGFLREFTGGVPWAHLDIAGPAYLSSGPTGHLTAGATGFGVATLIEYARQLGER is encoded by the coding sequence GTGACCTCCTTCTCGCTGCGTAGCGCCAACCCCGCCAGAACACGCGCCGACGTGGTGGTCGTCGGCGTGGTGCAGGTGCGCGCGTCCGTGGAGCTCGCCGAGGGTGGCGCGGAGGTCGCCAAGGCGTACGGCCGACGCCTGCGCCCGCTGTTGTCGTCGCTGGGCGTCAAAGCCGGCGTCGGAGAGATCACCCGGATCACCACTGCCGGCACGATCAACGCACCCCTCCTCATTCTGGTCGGGCTGGGACGAGAATCCGAAGTGACCACGGCGGTCGTACGCCGGGCCGCGGGTGCGGCCTCACGCGCCATCACCAACGCGGCATCCGTGGCGGTCGCCTTGCCTACCCACGGATCGGAGTGGATTCAGGCGCTCGCCGAGGGATGGGCGCTGGGCGCGTACACGTTCGACGACTACCGCAAGACGCCCACGCCCGACCGGCCCGGCAGCGTGGTGCTGCTCTGTGGGGGCGCCCGTCAGCAGTCGTACGCCGACGCGCTGACCCGTGCAGAGGTCGTGACCCAGGCCGTGCTGCACACCCGCGACTGGGTCAACACCCCGCCCGGCGACCTGCGCCCGCCCGACTTCGCGACGGCGGCGTCGACGGCCGTCGAGGATGCGCGCAAGCACCTCGACAAGGCAGCGAAGCTCAGCGTCCGGGTGCTCGAGGAGGACCAGCTCGAGGACCTCGGCGCCGGAGGCATCCTGGGCGTGGGCCGCGGCTCGGGAGCGCCGCCGCGGCTGGTGGAGATCGAGTACGTCCCCGCGCAGACTCGACGACATGTGGCGCTGGTCGGCAAGGGCATCACGTTCGACTCAGGCGGTCTGACGATCAAACCGGCCACGAGCCTGCCCACGATGAAATCCGATATGGCCGGAGCCGCCGCGGTCATCACCGCGACGTTGGCGATCGCTCGGCTCGGACTCCCCGTCCGGGTGTCGGCCTTCGCCCCGATGGCGGAGAACATGATCTCCGGCGACGCCACTCGTCCGGGCGATGTCCTGACGATGTTGGACGGCACCACGGTGGAGGTGCGCAACACCGACGCAGAGGGCAGGCTCGCCTTGGCCGACGCTCTCGTGCGCGCCACGCGGGCCGAGCCCGACCTGATCATCGACGTCGCCACCTTGACCGGGCATATGTCGTTGTCGCTCGGCGATCGCGTGGGCGCCATCTTCGGTGACGACGACCTGGTGTCAGCAGTGGTCGAGGCAGGCACCCGGGTCGGCGAGAAGCACTGGCCGATGCCGATCACCGAAGAGGTCGAGCAGCGGCTCGCGGCCTCGCCGATCGCCGACCTGCTGCAGCACGACTGGGTGCGGTGGGGCGGCGGGCTGATGGCCGCCGGCTTCCTGCGTGAGTTCACCGGCGGGGTGCCGTGGGCGCACCTGGACATCGCCGGACCGGCGTACCTCTCCAGCGGCCCCACCGGTCACCTGACCGCAGGTGCGACCGGCTTCGGCGTAGCGACGTTGATCGAGTACGCCCGTCAGCTCGGCGAGCGGTGA
- the lpdA gene encoding dihydrolipoyl dehydrogenase — protein sequence MPETEQFDVLILGAGSGGYACALRAAQLGLSVGLVEKGNLGGTCLHVGCIPTKALLHAAEVADSAREAAQFGVKASLDGIDMVGVNKYKDGVVSRLFKGLSGLIKSRGITVIEGAGQLTGPRTVTVGDRVLTGTSLVLATGSYSRSLPGLEVDGERVLTSEHALRLDRVPASAIVLGGGVIGVEFASVWRSFGAEVTLIEALPRLVAAEDDASSKVLERTFRKRGIKFSTSTRFESVEKTDSGVRVTVEGGDVHEAEVLLVAVGRGPSTEGLGFEEQGLTMERGFVPTDERLRTNLDATFAVGDIVPGLQLAHRGFQQGIFVAEEIAGLHPAALDESGIPRVTYSHPELASVGLTEAQAREAHGGGVTTVTYDLGGNGKSQILKTQGFVKLVAAPDGTLVGIHLVGDRVGELIGEAQLIYGWQAHADDVAPLVHAHPTQNEALGEAHLALAGKALHAHS from the coding sequence GTGCCGGAAACCGAGCAGTTCGACGTCCTGATCTTGGGCGCAGGCTCTGGCGGGTATGCGTGCGCGCTGCGCGCGGCTCAACTCGGGCTGAGCGTCGGTCTGGTCGAGAAGGGCAACCTCGGTGGCACCTGCCTGCACGTCGGCTGCATCCCGACCAAGGCGCTGTTGCACGCGGCCGAGGTCGCGGACTCGGCGCGCGAGGCGGCCCAGTTCGGCGTCAAGGCCAGCCTGGACGGCATCGACATGGTCGGCGTCAACAAGTACAAGGACGGCGTCGTCTCCCGGCTCTTCAAGGGTCTCAGCGGCCTGATCAAGTCTCGCGGCATCACGGTGATCGAGGGTGCCGGACAGCTCACCGGCCCGCGCACGGTCACCGTGGGTGACCGGGTGCTGACCGGAACCAGTCTCGTGCTGGCCACGGGTTCCTACTCACGCAGCCTCCCGGGCCTGGAAGTTGACGGCGAGCGCGTCCTGACCTCCGAGCACGCGTTGCGTCTGGACCGCGTCCCCGCGTCCGCGATCGTGCTCGGTGGTGGCGTCATCGGTGTCGAGTTCGCCAGCGTCTGGCGGTCGTTCGGTGCGGAGGTCACCCTCATCGAAGCGCTGCCACGACTGGTCGCCGCAGAAGACGATGCGTCCTCGAAGGTGTTGGAACGGACCTTCCGCAAGCGCGGCATCAAATTCTCGACCTCGACCCGTTTCGAGTCGGTGGAGAAGACCGATTCGGGCGTACGCGTCACGGTCGAGGGCGGCGACGTCCACGAGGCCGAGGTGTTGCTCGTGGCAGTCGGGCGAGGTCCGTCGACAGAAGGGCTGGGCTTCGAGGAGCAGGGGCTCACGATGGAGCGTGGGTTCGTGCCCACCGACGAGAGGCTGCGTACGAATCTCGACGCCACCTTCGCTGTCGGCGACATCGTGCCGGGCTTGCAACTTGCGCATCGCGGCTTCCAGCAGGGGATCTTCGTCGCAGAGGAGATCGCCGGGTTGCACCCTGCTGCCCTCGACGAATCGGGCATTCCCCGCGTCACCTACTCCCACCCCGAACTCGCCTCCGTGGGTCTCACCGAGGCTCAGGCGCGCGAGGCTCACGGCGGCGGCGTCACCACTGTGACCTACGACCTCGGCGGCAACGGCAAGAGCCAGATCCTCAAGACTCAGGGCTTTGTGAAACTCGTCGCGGCACCCGACGGCACCCTCGTCGGGATCCATCTGGTCGGCGACCGGGTAGGCGAGTTGATCGGCGAGGCACAACTCATCTACGGCTGGCAGGCACACGCCGACGACGTCGCGCCGCTGGTGCACGCACACCCGACTCAGAACGAAGCTCTCGGCGAGGCACACTTGGCACTCGCCGGCAAAGCACTGCACGCTCATTCCTGA
- the sucB gene encoding 2-oxoglutarate dehydrogenase, E2 component, dihydrolipoamide succinyltransferase — MATEVTLPSLGESVTEGTVTRWLKSVGDSVSVDEPLLEVSTDKVDTEIPSPVAGTLLEIKAEEDETVEVGGLLAVIGDEGESADSGDAGEEEASAADEGSGPGAEAEAPADERDEPAAESNQGDVESDSDSSGSSKGGGSGTSVTLPSLGESVTEGTVTRWLKKVGDDVEVDEPLLEVSTDKVDTEIPSPVAGTLLEIKAEEDETVEVGAELAVIGSGDGGDDKPEPEPEPEPEPEPEPEPEPEPEPEPEKEPEPEKEPEPEPEPEKKPEPASESSSDDDSGRSYVTPLVRKLASQHGVDLGSVTGSGVGGRIRKQDVLDAAQAKEEAAKPAAESAAPAASAPAESSAPSGAAASGAVSGAAAALRGTTEPMSRLRKVIASRMVESLQNAAQLTQVMEVDVTSVARLREKVKDDFLAREGVKLSYLPFFAKAAIDTLKQHPKLNAAIDTDKGEVTYFDRENIAFAVDTEKGLLTPVVKDAGDLSIAGIAKKIADVAERTRTNKIGPDELSGGTFTITNLGSFGALFDTPIINSPQVAILGPGAVVKRPVVIDDPNLGETIAVRYMVYLALTYDHRLVDGADAGRFLADVKKRLESGQFEV; from the coding sequence ATGGCCACCGAAGTCACCCTCCCGTCGCTTGGCGAGTCTGTCACCGAGGGCACAGTCACGCGCTGGCTCAAGTCGGTCGGCGATTCGGTCTCCGTGGACGAGCCGCTGCTGGAGGTCTCGACAGACAAGGTCGACACCGAGATCCCCTCCCCCGTGGCCGGCACGCTGCTGGAGATCAAGGCCGAGGAGGACGAGACCGTCGAGGTCGGCGGCCTCCTCGCCGTGATCGGTGACGAGGGCGAGTCGGCTGACTCAGGCGATGCTGGGGAGGAGGAGGCTTCCGCTGCGGACGAGGGTTCCGGTCCGGGCGCCGAGGCTGAGGCGCCCGCCGACGAGCGTGACGAACCGGCCGCCGAGAGCAACCAGGGAGACGTCGAGTCCGACTCAGACTCCTCCGGCTCATCCAAGGGCGGTGGTTCCGGCACTTCCGTCACGCTGCCTTCGCTCGGCGAGTCGGTCACCGAGGGCACCGTCACCCGGTGGTTGAAGAAGGTCGGTGACGACGTCGAGGTGGACGAGCCGCTGCTGGAGGTCTCGACAGACAAGGTCGACACCGAGATCCCCTCCCCCGTGGCCGGCACGCTGCTGGAGATCAAGGCCGAGGAGGACGAGACCGTCGAGGTCGGTGCCGAGTTGGCGGTGATCGGTTCCGGTGACGGCGGCGACGACAAGCCCGAGCCGGAGCCCGAGCCGGAGCCCGAGCCCGAGCCGGAGCCCGAGCCCGAGCCTGAGCCCGAGCCCGAGCCGGAGAAGGAGCCCGAGCCGGAGAAGGAGCCGGAGCCCGAGCCGGAGCCCGAGAAGAAGCCGGAGCCGGCCTCCGAATCCTCGTCTGACGACGACTCGGGTCGCAGTTATGTGACTCCGCTCGTACGCAAACTGGCCTCACAGCACGGTGTCGACCTGGGGTCTGTCACCGGCTCGGGAGTCGGCGGGCGGATCCGGAAGCAGGACGTGCTCGATGCCGCGCAGGCGAAGGAGGAGGCAGCCAAGCCGGCCGCCGAGTCGGCCGCCCCTGCGGCGTCGGCACCTGCCGAGTCGTCCGCACCCAGTGGGGCGGCGGCGTCGGGTGCCGTCTCCGGCGCGGCAGCCGCGCTTCGTGGCACCACCGAGCCGATGTCGCGGCTGCGCAAGGTGATCGCCTCCCGCATGGTCGAGTCGCTGCAGAACGCTGCTCAACTGACCCAGGTGATGGAGGTCGACGTCACCTCCGTTGCTCGTCTTCGCGAGAAGGTCAAGGACGACTTCCTGGCTCGTGAGGGAGTCAAGTTGTCCTACCTGCCGTTCTTCGCCAAGGCGGCCATCGACACCCTCAAGCAGCACCCGAAGCTCAACGCGGCGATCGACACCGACAAGGGCGAGGTGACCTACTTCGACCGAGAGAACATCGCCTTCGCCGTCGACACCGAGAAGGGTCTGCTGACCCCCGTGGTCAAGGACGCGGGCGACTTGTCGATCGCGGGGATCGCCAAGAAGATCGCCGACGTCGCCGAGCGCACCCGGACCAACAAGATCGGTCCGGACGAGTTGTCGGGCGGCACCTTCACGATCACCAATCTGGGCAGTTTCGGAGCGCTGTTCGACACCCCGATCATCAACAGCCCGCAGGTCGCGATCCTCGGGCCCGGTGCCGTGGTGAAGCGTCCCGTGGTGATCGACGACCCCAACCTGGGCGAGACGATCGCGGTGCGCTACATGGTCTACCTGGCGCTGACGTACGACCACCGACTTGTCGATGGTGCCGATGCCGGTCGCTTCCTCGCGGACGTGAAGAAGCGCTTGGAGTCGGGCCAGTTCGAGGTCTGA